The following coding sequences are from one Sphingobium sp. V4 window:
- a CDS encoding oxidoreductase, which produces MSIAVGLIGYGMAGRVFHAPLIRVAPALELKAIVTSRAKEVAALDPGIACFATPEQLLADPAIDLAVIATPSATHAPLAAAALRAGKHVVVDKPFALSLEQARDLAALADVSGRRLAVFHNRRFDSDFLSIRAAIEEGLVGRVTLVESHFDRFRPQVRDRWREDGSPGSGVWFDLGPHLVDQALALFGRPQAVSADIVALRDGSGADDWAHVVLRYADLRVILHASLTAPGGDAGGSPRFTVHGTAGTLIKRSLDPQEAQLVAGLRPGDQRWGVDPDPVEWHDGEGRIALRPTLRGCQERFYRQIADALMTGAPLPVPIDEAVAVQEVIEAASLSAREARVVTLP; this is translated from the coding sequence TGGCGGGCCGGGTCTTCCACGCGCCGCTGATCCGCGTGGCGCCCGCGCTGGAGCTGAAGGCCATCGTCACCAGCCGTGCGAAGGAGGTGGCGGCGCTCGATCCCGGCATCGCCTGTTTCGCGACGCCCGAGCAACTGCTGGCGGATCCCGCGATCGACCTGGCGGTGATCGCGACACCGAGTGCGACACATGCACCGCTCGCCGCAGCAGCGCTGCGCGCGGGCAAGCATGTGGTGGTCGACAAGCCTTTCGCCCTGTCGCTCGAGCAAGCACGCGATCTGGCCGCGCTGGCCGATGTGTCGGGCCGACGGCTGGCGGTGTTCCACAATCGCCGGTTCGACAGCGATTTCCTGAGCATCCGGGCGGCGATCGAGGAAGGGCTGGTCGGACGGGTCACGCTGGTCGAAAGCCATTTCGATCGTTTCCGGCCACAGGTGCGCGACCGCTGGCGCGAGGATGGGTCACCGGGGTCGGGCGTATGGTTCGACCTGGGACCGCATCTGGTCGATCAGGCGCTGGCGCTGTTCGGACGCCCCCAAGCGGTGAGCGCGGACATCGTGGCGTTGCGCGACGGATCGGGGGCGGATGACTGGGCGCATGTCGTGCTGCGCTATGCCGACCTGCGCGTAATCCTGCACGCCAGCCTGACCGCACCGGGCGGCGACGCCGGTGGCAGCCCGCGCTTTACGGTCCATGGCACGGCCGGGACTCTCATCAAGCGCAGTCTCGATCCGCAAGAAGCGCAACTGGTCGCGGGGTTGCGGCCAGGAGATCAGCGATGGGGCGTCGATCCCGATCCGGTCGAATGGCATGACGGCGAGGGCCGCATCGCGCTTCGTCCGACGCTGAGAGGATGTCAGGAGCGCTTCTATCGCCAGATCGCCGATGCCTTGATGACCGGCGCGCCCCTTCCCGTCCCGATTGACGAGGCGGTCGCCGTGCAGGAAGTGATAGAGGCGGCATCGCTGTCCGCGCGCGAGGCGCGGGTGGTGACGCTGCCCTGA